The following are encoded together in the Balaenoptera acutorostrata chromosome 9, mBalAcu1.1, whole genome shotgun sequence genome:
- the LOC103006951 gene encoding LOW QUALITY PROTEIN: spindle and kinetochore-associated protein 2-like (The sequence of the model RefSeq protein was modified relative to this genomic sequence to represent the inferred CDS: substituted 1 base at 1 genomic stop codon) — MEAEVDKLELTFQKVDSDLDYIQYRLEXEIKTNYPDSAGKKNPVTLLKELSAIKSRYQTLHARFKPIAVEHKETKSRICATFNKTMTLIQELQKQTDLKLLPLTEEEKTVAEQLRAHMSDL, encoded by the coding sequence ATGGAGGCAGAGGTCGATAAGCTGGAACTGACGTTCCAGAAAGTTGACTCTGATCTGGATTACATTCAGTACAGGTTGGAATAGGAAATCAAGACTAACTATCCTGATTCAGCAGGCAAGAAAAATCCAGTTACACTCTTAAAGGAATTGTCAGCAATAAAGTCTCGATATCAAACTTTGCATGCACGCTTTAAACCAATTGCTGTCGAGCATAAAGAGACTAAGAGCCGCATTTGTGCTACTTTCAATAAGACTATGACCTTGATACAAGAACTACAAAAGCAAACAGACCTGAAGCTCTTACCACTGactgaagaagagaaaactgTGGCAGAGCAATTAAGAGCTCACATGTCAGACTTATGA